In Desulfobulbaceae bacterium, the following proteins share a genomic window:
- a CDS encoding AMP nucleosidase (Catalyzes the hydrolysis of AMP to form adenine and ribose 5-phosphate using water as the nucleophile), protein MSSSQLRPDSYARNTLERYTGSSVEDFGSYILLCNFQRYVEDFANITSSPVKSGYWNVVHDNKSNISIINHGVGSPSAGIIMHCLSYLDKLECVLMLGMCGGIDDDVDVGDIIIPTASIRDEGTSKHYLPKDVPAQPGFWINRIAEEVICKKTGKKPKSGIMLTTDYRMWEFDNEFIEYIQKH, encoded by the coding sequence ATGAGCTCGAGTCAATTAAGGCCGGATAGCTACGCACGCAATACTTTGGAACGCTATACCGGTTCGTCGGTTGAAGATTTTGGATCGTATATTCTTCTCTGTAATTTTCAGCGTTATGTTGAGGATTTTGCAAATATAACTTCATCGCCAGTTAAGTCAGGTTACTGGAATGTTGTTCATGATAATAAGTCAAATATCTCAATTATTAATCATGGGGTTGGTTCACCCTCAGCTGGCATCATCATGCATTGTTTGTCTTATCTTGATAAACTCGAATGTGTCTTAATGCTCGGAATGTGCGGTGGTATTGATGATGATGTTGATGTTGGTGATATTATAATTCCAACCGCGAGCATCCGTGATGAAGGAACAAGTAAGCATTATCTGCCCAAAGACGTGCCCGCACAACCTGGGTTCTGGATTAACCGTATTGCTGAAGAAGTTATTTGCAAGAAAACGGGAAAAAAACCAAAGTCTGGCATCATGCTCACCACGGACTACCGGATGTGGGAGTTTGATAACGAGTTTATTGAATATATACAAAAGCATC
- a CDS encoding zinc ribbon domain-containing protein: protein MSIDACLKYADEEHICPHCNTKLSCCNTPPMHVGDGLGWGTDIFFVCLNNNCSLYVNGWKHVEEQYGKVSSFRYMKLPNEEKGSPMMVGSPIAFTGSIVDFEALKKKSTRYQTEKTAIEKLKTCVQEKNLEPVLFLITDEDSNLEERRKACQLLEEICDISCIDPIRNHKFRHTEIQQIANIGISKMLKKTFQKECPHCAEIIKAQAAICKHCGK from the coding sequence ATGAGTATTGATGCATGTTTGAAATATGCAGACGAAGAACACATCTGTCCACACTGCAATACGAAGCTTAGTTGCTGCAACACTCCACCAATGCATGTCGGTGATGGTTTGGGCTGGGGCACTGACATTTTCTTTGTATGCTTAAACAACAACTGCTCCTTGTACGTCAATGGCTGGAAACATGTGGAAGAGCAATACGGCAAAGTATCTTCGTTCCGCTACATGAAACTTCCAAACGAAGAGAAGGGCTCACCGATGATGGTTGGCAGTCCAATAGCCTTTACTGGGTCTATTGTCGATTTTGAAGCGTTGAAGAAGAAAAGTACACGTTACCAGACCGAAAAAACGGCTATCGAAAAGCTCAAAACCTGTGTGCAGGAAAAAAATCTGGAACCGGTTCTTTTCCTTATAACCGATGAAGACTCAAACTTAGAAGAACGACGTAAAGCCTGCCAGTTATTAGAGGAAATTTGCGATATTTCATGTATTGATCCTATTCGCAACCACAAATTTCGTCATACCGAAATTCAACAAATTGCCAATATCGGCATCTCAAAAATGCTGAAGAAAACTTTCCAGAAGGAGTGTCCACACTGTGCTGAAATCATCAAAGCACAGGCAGCAATTTGTAAACATTGTGGCAAATAA
- a CDS encoding PilZ domain-containing protein, whose translation MTNKERRQFPRYTVPGKTIAITPHNLGQVLDISLDGCAIKYIGEDTLLNSNDYIDILMKEAKNKGFYLEKIPINMVWENSPDFSAFSTIVVKKVGMKFKELSAIQQQELQIFIENYGIAEA comes from the coding sequence ATGACAAATAAAGAGCGCAGACAGTTTCCTCGATACACGGTTCCAGGAAAAACCATAGCCATTACTCCGCATAATCTTGGTCAGGTTCTTGATATCAGTCTCGATGGCTGTGCAATTAAATATATTGGCGAAGATACTCTGCTGAACTCTAATGACTATATTGATATCCTGATGAAAGAAGCAAAAAACAAAGGGTTTTACCTGGAAAAAATTCCTATAAACATGGTCTGGGAAAACAGCCCTGACTTTTCAGCGTTTAGTACTATAGTTGTCAAAAAAGTTGGAATGAAGTTTAAAGAGTTATCAGCAATCCAACAGCAAGAACTGCAAATTTTTATCGAGAATTATGGTATTGCAGAGGCTTGA
- a CDS encoding RNA-binding S4 domain-containing protein encodes MKKIKIRDTTIRLGQLLKLADIASTGGEAKVMIQGGDVRVNGHVEIRRGAQLTSGDVVTVGEISVVVE; translated from the coding sequence ATGAAAAAAATAAAAATACGAGACACGACCATACGTTTGGGGCAGTTGTTGAAGCTTGCCGATATTGCCTCGACTGGAGGTGAGGCCAAGGTCATGATTCAAGGTGGTGATGTGAGGGTTAACGGTCACGTTGAGATACGTAGAGGGGCACAGCTGACATCAGGCGACGTCGTGACGGTGGGAGAAATCTCGGTGGTGGTGGAGTAA
- a CDS encoding YgiQ family radical SAM protein — protein MSFLPTTLTELKSLEWPQLDIILVTGDTYIDSPYIGAALIGKHLVSHGFKVGIIAQPDVNSEADITRLGEPKLFWGVTSGSIDSMVANYTASKKRRKSDDFTPGGLNDKRPDRAVIAYTNLIRRYFKNTAPIVLGGIEASLRRIAHYDFWTDKVRKSILFDSKADILIYGMAEKSIYHLANNLQADKSSKNIPGLCYIDSSAPTDFIELPTFDECTTDKDQFSRMFNEFYKNNDPLTASGLYQQYDSRYLIQNPPSPHLSTHELDSIHEINFSRNVHPYYAKLGKVKAQETIKFAITTHRGCYGECNFCAIAVHQGRTVISRSSESIINEAKKLSAHPEFKGNISDVGGPTANMYGYECKQKLTIGACKNKRCLYPQICKNLKANHKPYSKLLDSIMTLPNIKNVFVASGIRYDLLSSDSSGDQCLSQIVRHHTSGQMKIAPEHTVDKILAVMGKPGSSELLKFKKKFDQLSSGAGKKQFLTYYFIAAHPGSTLEDMTKLKSFCFKELNCSPEQVQIFTPTPSTYSTLMYWTERDPFTGKKLTVEKSAARKENQKTTLTKKPGTKSNGIAGRGNGIKIRKWK, from the coding sequence ATATCCTTTCTTCCCACCACTTTAACAGAACTCAAAAGTTTAGAATGGCCACAACTTGACATCATACTGGTGACAGGCGACACCTATATCGACAGCCCCTATATCGGTGCTGCCCTAATCGGTAAACACCTTGTCTCCCACGGTTTCAAAGTAGGAATTATCGCCCAGCCAGATGTTAATTCGGAGGCCGACATAACCCGTCTAGGCGAGCCAAAACTGTTCTGGGGTGTGACCAGCGGCAGCATTGACTCAATGGTCGCCAACTACACCGCCTCAAAGAAACGGCGTAAATCCGATGACTTTACCCCAGGCGGCCTTAACGACAAACGTCCTGACCGGGCAGTAATCGCCTACACTAACCTGATCAGACGATACTTCAAAAACACTGCGCCAATTGTGCTAGGGGGGATAGAGGCTAGCCTCCGGCGCATAGCCCATTATGATTTTTGGACAGATAAGGTCAGAAAATCAATTTTATTTGATTCAAAGGCCGATATCCTCATTTACGGCATGGCTGAAAAGTCAATTTATCACCTGGCCAACAATTTACAAGCAGACAAATCGTCCAAAAATATACCCGGACTGTGTTACATCGACAGCTCAGCTCCAACTGATTTTATCGAACTGCCGACTTTTGACGAATGCACTACCGACAAAGATCAGTTCAGCCGGATGTTTAATGAATTCTACAAGAACAATGACCCCTTGACGGCATCAGGCCTTTACCAGCAATACGACAGTCGCTACCTGATTCAAAATCCTCCATCACCCCATTTATCAACTCATGAACTCGACAGCATTCATGAAATTAATTTTTCCCGTAATGTCCACCCCTATTATGCGAAGCTTGGTAAAGTTAAGGCCCAGGAGACCATTAAATTTGCCATCACAACACATCGAGGCTGCTATGGTGAGTGTAATTTTTGTGCTATTGCCGTCCATCAGGGCAGAACAGTTATCAGCCGTTCCAGTGAGTCTATCATCAATGAGGCCAAAAAACTTTCCGCACATCCAGAGTTCAAAGGAAATATCTCAGACGTTGGTGGACCCACAGCAAACATGTACGGTTATGAATGCAAACAAAAGCTTACGATTGGTGCGTGTAAAAACAAACGATGCCTGTACCCGCAGATCTGTAAAAACCTTAAAGCAAACCATAAACCCTACTCTAAACTTCTCGACTCCATAATGACCTTGCCCAACATTAAAAATGTTTTTGTTGCCTCCGGCATCCGCTATGACCTTCTTTCTTCCGACTCCAGTGGAGATCAGTGCCTCTCGCAGATCGTCCGGCACCATACCTCCGGCCAAATGAAAATTGCACCAGAGCATACAGTTGACAAAATTCTGGCCGTTATGGGTAAACCTGGCTCTTCAGAACTACTGAAGTTCAAGAAAAAATTTGATCAGTTATCGTCTGGTGCCGGCAAAAAGCAGTTTCTTACGTATTATTTTATAGCAGCACACCCTGGAAGTACACTGGAGGACATGACTAAACTCAAGAGTTTTTGCTTCAAAGAGCTGAACTGTTCGCCAGAGCAAGTCCAGATTTTCACACCTACTCCTTCAACATATTCAACGCTTATGTATTGGACCGAAAGAGATCCATTTACTGGCAAAAAATTGACGGTTGAAAAGAGTGCTGCTCGCAAGGAAAACCAGAAGACAACACTGACAAAAAAACCAGGTACTAAAAGTAATGGTATTGCTGGCCGAGGAAATGGTATAAAAATAAGAAAGTGGAAATAA